In one window of Azotobacter salinestris DNA:
- the cyaY gene encoding iron donor protein CyaY: protein MSLTEARFHALIDDLQQGVEDIFEDSDLDVDLENSAGVLSVRFENGSQLILSRQEPLRQLWLAARSGGFHFDYDEARDRWICDASGDSLGELLARVTLEQTGEELAFPKL, encoded by the coding sequence ATGAGCCTTACCGAAGCCCGCTTTCACGCGCTGATCGACGACCTGCAGCAGGGTGTCGAGGACATTTTCGAAGACAGCGATCTGGACGTCGATCTGGAGAATTCCGCAGGTGTCCTGTCCGTCCGCTTCGAGAACGGCAGTCAGCTCATCCTCAGCCGCCAGGAGCCCCTGCGCCAGCTGTGGCTGGCGGCACGCTCCGGCGGTTTCCACTTCGACTACGACGAGGCCCGCGATCGCTGGATCTGCGATGCCAGTGGCGACTCCCTGGGCGAGTTGCTCGCCCGCGTCACCCTCGAGCAGACCGGCGAGGAACTGGCGTTCCCCAAGCTCTGA
- a CDS encoding TIGR02647 family protein yields the protein MAFTQALVAELEILALFNLGNVQEEGIKVHHDAAPEVVAAARRLHDKGLISRPDGGYLTSLGLDAAEQAQSLLTILSGPR from the coding sequence ATGGCCTTCACCCAAGCGCTGGTTGCCGAACTGGAAATCCTCGCCCTCTTCAACCTGGGCAATGTTCAGGAAGAAGGCATCAAGGTCCATCACGATGCCGCCCCGGAGGTCGTGGCCGCCGCCCGCCGGCTGCACGACAAGGGCCTGATCAGCCGGCCCGACGGCGGCTACCTGACCAGCCTGGGTCTGGATGCCGCCGAACAGGCGCAGAGCCTGCTGACCATACTGTCCGGCCCGCGCTGA
- a CDS encoding magnesium transporter CorA family protein produces the protein MITYYLLDAGGLHRLPAEDFQALPPGVLWIDLLQPSREEELFLERLLGVDIPTREEMVEIEDSSRFYENAGTLYMTASLVSGISEQQPDIAEVTFVLGRQWLVTVRYAELSAFRTFVGKNLHRPGLYSCSEVLFAALIDSVVDRIADVLELLQRQLNSLSRTIFSESGERHPEKTDLQKVVKLLGRHNGLQAKLSESLLSIGRQISYVRQAGNGWLDESARGWLKAAERDVHSLSEYQAKMSGESSFLLEATLGLINIEQNSIIKVFSIAAVLFLPPTLVGTVYGMNFRHMPELEWYFGYPLALGMMVGSAALSYAWFKFKGWL, from the coding sequence ATGATCACCTATTACCTGCTTGACGCCGGCGGCCTGCACCGGCTGCCGGCGGAGGATTTCCAGGCGTTGCCGCCGGGCGTTCTGTGGATCGACCTGCTGCAGCCCAGTCGCGAGGAGGAGCTGTTCCTCGAGCGGCTGCTCGGGGTGGATATCCCGACGCGCGAGGAAATGGTGGAGATCGAGGACTCCTCGCGCTTCTACGAGAATGCCGGCACCCTTTACATGACCGCGAGTCTGGTCAGCGGTATCAGCGAGCAGCAGCCCGACATCGCCGAGGTGACCTTCGTCCTCGGCCGCCAGTGGCTGGTGACGGTACGCTACGCCGAACTGTCGGCATTTCGCACCTTCGTCGGCAAGAACCTGCACCGTCCCGGGCTGTACAGCTGCAGCGAGGTGCTGTTCGCAGCGCTGATCGACAGCGTCGTCGACCGCATCGCCGACGTGCTGGAGCTTCTGCAGAGGCAGTTGAACAGCCTGTCGCGGACGATCTTCAGCGAATCGGGCGAGCGTCATCCGGAAAAGACCGACCTGCAGAAGGTCGTCAAGCTGCTCGGGCGGCACAACGGCCTGCAGGCCAAGCTGAGCGAGAGCCTGCTGAGCATCGGCCGGCAGATCAGCTATGTCCGTCAGGCCGGCAACGGCTGGCTGGACGAGTCGGCCCGCGGCTGGCTGAAGGCCGCCGAGCGCGACGTGCATTCGCTCAGCGAATACCAGGCGAAGATGTCGGGGGAGAGCAGCTTCCTGCTCGAGGCCACCTTGGGGCTGATCAACATCGAGCAGAACAGCATCATCAAGGTGTTCTCCATCGCCGCGGTGCTGTTTTTGCCGCCAACCCTGGTCGGCACCGTCTACGGCATGAACTTCCGGCACATGCCGGAGCTCGAGTGGTATTTCGGCTACCCGCTAGCGCTGGGCATGATGGTCGGCTCGGCCGCGCTGTCCTACGCTTGGTTCAAGTTCAAGGGCTGGCTGTAG